CGGGCGGAACGACATCGTGGCATGACCTGGCACTGCATATCATTGCCCGATACGTGGGTATCGGTGAAGCGCTTCGCATTGCAAAAGTGTACCTGCTGAAATGGCACGGAGAAGGCCAGCTGCCGTTCACAGGACTGGTCCGGCAAACACACCATGCCGACTCGGCTGTGCGCAAATGTGAGGAATGGCTCAAGATGCATTGGCGGGATCCCCGGGCCATTGCCCTGCTGGTAGAGTCCTCCCCTCTGCCAGAGAGAACACTCAAGCGGCGGTTCAAGGCTGCCACTGGTTCCTCAATGATTGAGTACCTTCAGAACCTTCGCATTGAAGCGGCCAAGCGCGCACTGGAACATGGCAGATTGTCAGTGGAGGAGGTAAGCCTGGAGGCCGGCTACGAGGATGTATCCTTTTTTCGCCGGTTATTCAGGCGCCTGACGGGCCTTACACCTGGCGAGTACCGGCGTCTGTTTCGACCTCTTGTTGAAGAATTGGAGGATCTTTCCGAGGCGTAGGCATAGATCGGAGAAAATAAATCTGTCCCGGTTTTCGAACGAAAGTATGTAATTATAATCAGCGGAGAAGCTGGCTACAGGAGAGGAAAACCGACTGCCCCTCGGACCCAACGGAGGGAATTCAAACTGCAATCAGGTGACATTGGCGATGAGTGAGACAACCGAGAATAAAACAGCATCAGCGCCGCCACCCGCAAAGAAGGGCTTCAGTGGCTTGCATGTCTTTGGCATTGTCCTGCTCACTATCATTGCCACCGTCGGCGTCGGTTACTGGTGGTTAAGCCACTATGTGTTTCCTGAGAACTTCGAACCCGTAACCCTGAATGCCAGTGAACAGGATTCACTCAACAACAAACTGAATACTCTGGGCATTGATACCCAAGGCGGCGAATCCGGCCGCCCGTTGCAGCCGGTACCCTACAGTGAGGAAGGCGCCAGCCGGGAAGTACGCTTTAGCGAGCGGGAGCTCAACGGAATGCTGGCCAATAACACTGATCTGGCTCAGAGACTCGCAGTCGACCTTTCGGACGACCTGCTGAGCGCCCTCCTTCTGGTGCCTCTTGACGAGGACTTCCCTGTACTCGGCGGCAGAACCCTAAGAGTCAATGCCGGTGTGGAACTCTCCTTTGCCAACGGTCGCCCCCT
Above is a genomic segment from Marinobacter panjinensis containing:
- a CDS encoding arginine N-succinyltransferase; protein product: MSETTENKTASAPPPAKKGFSGLHVFGIVLLTIIATVGVGYWWLSHYVFPENFEPVTLNASEQDSLNNKLNTLGIDTQGGESGRPLQPVPYSEEGASREVRFSERELNGMLANNTDLAQRLAVDLSDDLLSALLLVPLDEDFPVLGGRTLRVNAGVELSFANGRPLVKLRGVSLMGVPIPNAWLGNLKNVDLVNEFGANQGFWQSFAAGVDYIQVEDGRLIVRLKE